The Anaerolineae bacterium genome includes a window with the following:
- a CDS encoding aminotransferase class I/II-fold pyridoxal phosphate-dependent enzyme, whose amino-acid sequence MRPAKRITDLPPYPFASLGRVISEMTARGVDVIRLDIGSPDLPPAEPIIRALQEYAAKDTQHGYGGYFGTKRFRQAVASYYANRFGVQVDSETQVLPLIGSKEGIANIATAWLDPGDLALVPDPGYPTYSMGPVMVGAGYHPMPLREENGFLPDLQSIPGDVLNRARLMWLNYPNNPTGVAAPEEYLREAVDFCREHDLLLCFDAPYAENTYGGYRAPSILEVPGAIDVALEFNSLSKSHNLAGWRVAMAVGNREAVKALALVKSNVDSGIALPVQEMAIEALTGDQTWLEQRNAVYAERMEVAVAGLHRMGLNVRRPQGAIYVWTPVPKGWRSADFCQQLLEATGVSIAPGSTFGDCGEGYARISLVQPAGRIAEAMQRWEDWWSGRS is encoded by the coding sequence ATGCGACCAGCCAAGAGGATCACCGACCTGCCGCCGTACCCCTTTGCCAGTCTTGGCCGAGTTATCTCCGAGATGACCGCCCGCGGTGTGGATGTCATAAGGCTAGACATCGGTAGCCCGGACCTTCCTCCCGCGGAGCCCATCATCCGGGCTCTCCAGGAGTATGCTGCCAAGGACACCCAGCACGGATACGGTGGCTACTTCGGGACCAAGAGGTTCCGTCAGGCAGTGGCCAGCTACTACGCCAATCGCTTCGGCGTTCAGGTGGACTCGGAGACACAGGTGTTGCCCCTGATCGGGAGCAAGGAAGGGATCGCTAACATTGCCACCGCCTGGCTCGATCCGGGAGATCTGGCACTGGTGCCCGATCCCGGTTACCCGACGTATAGCATGGGGCCGGTGATGGTCGGAGCAGGCTATCATCCGATGCCCCTCCGGGAGGAGAATGGTTTCCTTCCCGACCTTCAGTCCATACCGGGAGACGTACTGAACCGAGCTCGGCTCATGTGGCTCAACTACCCTAACAACCCGACCGGGGTGGCTGCCCCGGAGGAGTACTTGCGGGAGGCGGTAGACTTCTGCCGAGAGCACGACTTGCTCCTATGCTTCGACGCCCCCTACGCCGAGAACACGTACGGCGGCTATCGCGCTCCCAGCATCCTCGAGGTCCCTGGGGCGATAGATGTGGCTCTGGAGTTCAACTCCTTGTCCAAGAGCCACAACCTTGCGGGCTGGCGAGTGGCCATGGCGGTCGGGAATCGAGAAGCGGTAAAGGCATTGGCGCTGGTGAAGAGCAACGTGGACTCAGGGATCGCCCTGCCGGTGCAGGAGATGGCGATTGAGGCTTTGACGGGCGATCAGACCTGGCTGGAGCAGCGGAATGCGGTGTACGCTGAGCGCATGGAGGTTGCCGTCGCAGGGCTCCATCGCATGGGCCTGAACGTGCGCCGCCCACAGGGGGCGATCTACGTCTGGACCCCGGTGCCCAAAGGTTGGCGGTCGGCGGATTTCTGTCAGCAGCTGCTGGAGGCGACGGGAGTGAGCATCGCGCCCGGATCTACCTTCGGCGACTGCGGTGAAGGGTATGCCCGCATCTCCCTGGTGCAGCCCGCGGGTCGCATTGCCGAGGCTATGCAGCGGTGGGAGGACTGGTGGTCGGGGCGGAGCTGA
- the hflX gene encoding GTPase HflX produces MRSKAGAWPVDDSLDELALLARTAGVQVVGEFTQALDQPNATYFVGPGKVEEVRAFKSAVPYDVVIFDDDLSPSQQRNLERELRTRVIDRRSLILDIFAQHARTREGALQVELAQYEYMLPRLTRAWTHLSRQTRGGVGLRGPGETQLEVDRRRMRERLTQLRRELEDVRRHRALYRGRRRKSGIPIVAIVGYTNAGKSTLLNRISGSNVLAADQLFATLDPTTRRVRLPGGGEALLTDTVGFVQKLPPDLVAAFRATLEEITDADVILHVVDITHPHVERQVEVVDATLRELGVEDTPVVVGLNKVDLLPEEEARRARAESSDSIVAISALTGEGIDKLLATIAQVIARRGVEVRAVIPYERSNVLSAVHRCGNVHRQEHLAEGTLIVASVPLSLLGQLEPYLRDGQRATSVEAGSCSDTVRQRDRASP; encoded by the coding sequence ATGCGAAGCAAGGCCGGCGCCTGGCCGGTGGACGACTCCCTGGATGAGTTGGCGTTATTGGCGCGCACGGCAGGGGTGCAGGTAGTAGGGGAGTTTACCCAAGCTCTCGATCAGCCCAATGCCACCTATTTCGTGGGCCCCGGCAAAGTGGAGGAGGTCAGGGCTTTCAAGAGCGCGGTACCATACGACGTGGTCATCTTCGACGATGACCTATCCCCCAGTCAGCAACGTAACCTGGAGCGCGAGCTTCGCACCCGGGTGATAGACCGGCGCTCACTTATACTGGACATCTTCGCCCAGCACGCGCGCACGCGTGAAGGAGCCCTCCAGGTCGAATTGGCCCAGTACGAGTACATGCTACCTCGGCTCACCCGAGCCTGGACGCATCTCTCGCGTCAGACCCGCGGCGGGGTCGGCCTGCGAGGGCCGGGAGAGACTCAGCTCGAGGTAGACCGCCGACGGATGAGAGAGCGGCTGACCCAACTGAGGCGGGAGCTCGAGGATGTGCGCCGGCACAGGGCCCTGTATCGTGGCCGGCGTCGCAAGAGCGGCATCCCCATCGTGGCCATCGTGGGCTACACCAACGCCGGCAAGTCCACCCTCCTTAATCGCATCTCGGGCAGCAACGTGCTGGCGGCAGATCAGCTGTTTGCCACTCTGGATCCGACGACCCGTCGGGTCCGTCTGCCTGGAGGAGGGGAAGCGCTGCTCACGGATACCGTCGGTTTCGTGCAGAAGCTACCCCCAGACCTCGTAGCAGCCTTCCGGGCCACCCTGGAAGAGATCACCGACGCGGATGTGATCCTGCATGTAGTGGACATAACACACCCCCACGTGGAGAGGCAGGTCGAGGTGGTCGACGCTACCTTGCGGGAGTTGGGGGTGGAGGATACCCCAGTGGTAGTGGGGCTCAACAAGGTCGATCTCTTGCCGGAGGAGGAGGCGCGGCGCGCTCGAGCCGAGAGCAGCGACAGCATCGTGGCCATCTCGGCGCTCACAGGGGAAGGGATCGACAAGCTCCTGGCCACCATCGCTCAGGTGATAGCCCGGCGGGGCGTAGAGGTCAGAGCCGTGATCCCCTACGAGCGTTCGAACGTGCTCTCGGCCGTGCATCGCTGCGGCAACGTTCACCGACAGGAGCACCTGGCAGAAGGCACGCTGATCGTGGCTTCGGTGCCCCTCAGTCTACTGGGCCAGCTGGAGCCCTACTTGCGAGATGGCCAGCGAGCCACCTCGGTGGAGGCCGGTAGCTGCTCTGACACCGTCAGGCAGCGAGACCGGGCCAGCCCCTGA